A stretch of Fusarium poae strain DAOMC 252244 chromosome 2, whole genome shotgun sequence DNA encodes these proteins:
- the IWS1 gene encoding Transcription factor iws1 (BUSCO:32514at5125), whose protein sequence is MSERNSPIGEHANEPVNDGQEQEYEDAVAAADSDRDSDALSEVDEDQFEDYDPETANIEDRPVDIDEDVARTLKATKRKRAEGEAPKKPREGRRDKKRRDRDEDVEMDDADDGGKKSRRSRRAAVDGERRQKSKAATPEPENEDHLSPEERRKRAIDRALDAAIKKPSGQKRKKKDEIDLEAEIDDLLADLKVRMEGACQSDNQAREAGQPALHKLKLLPEVTAIMNRNNVQHEVLDPDTNFLQHVKFFLEPLNDGSLPAYNIQRDIFNALAKMNIEKESLLSSGIGKVVVFYTRSKKPEPSIKRIAQRLLGEWSRPILNRTDDYKKRQIETRDYDYDAAKMAQRQKTNSQFSLSQRPAPNNKETERERLLAPSRGNNSARMVNLPSSYTVAPQSTFMGSQGSGHRPLGAGGMEAFRKMTQKSKKRAN, encoded by the exons ATGTCCGAAAGGAATTCCCCGATCGGCGAGCACGCCAACGAGCCTGTCAACGATGGTCAGGAGCAGGAATACGAAgatgctgttgctgctgccgACTCTGATCGCGATTCAGATGCGCTGTCCGAAGTAGATGAGGACCAATTCGAGGACTACGACCCTGAAACTGCCAATATTGAGGATCGTCCCGTCGAcattgatgaagatgttgctCGCACGCTGAAGGCAACGAAGCGTAAGCGTGCAGAAGGTGAGGCACCAAAAAAGCCTCGCGAAGGCCGCCGAGATAAGAAGCGTCGAGATCGCGATGAAGATGTCGAGATGGATGATGCAGACGACGGGGGCAAAAAGTCCCGACGATCAAGGCGCGCAGCTGTTGATGGAGAACGACGCCAAAAGTCCAAAGCTGCCACACCAGAACCTGAGAACGAAGACCATCTTTCACCAGAGGAACGACGAAAGAGGGCTATTGACCGAGCTCTTGATGCAGCGATCAAGAAGCCTAGTGGTCagaagcgcaagaagaaggacgagaTC GATCTTGAGGCCGAGATTGATGACCTACTGGCGGATCTCAAGGTTCGAATGGAGGGGGCATGCCAGTCCGATAACCAGGCTCGTGAGGCTGGTCAACCAGCACTTCACAAATTGAAGCTGCTTCCCGAAGTCACCGCTATCATGAACCGCAATAATGTTCAGCATGAAGTTCTCGACCCAGACACCAATTTTTTGCAACATGTCAAGTTCTTTTTGGAACCGTTGAACGACGGGTCTCTCCCAGCCTACAACATCCAGCGAGATATTTTTAATGCTCTTGCCAAAATGAACATCGAAAAGGAATCCCTCCTCAGCAGTGGTATTGGAAAGGTAGTCGTCTTCTACACTCGGAGTAAGAAGCCCGAGCCTAGTATCAAGAGAATTGCACAGCGTCTTCTTGGCGAGTGGAGCAGACCTATCCTCAACCGAACCGACGATTACAAAAAGCGACAGATTGAGACACGGGATTATGATTATGA CGCTGCCAAGATGGCACAACGCCAGAAAACCAACTCGCAGTTCAGTTTATCCCAGCGCCCTGCACCCAACAACAAGGAAACTGAGCGTGAGCGTCTTCTGGCTCCTTCACGTGGCAATAACTCTGCCCGTATGGTCAATCTTCCCTCAAGCTACACTGTCGCTCCTCAAAGCACTTTCATGGGAAGCCAGGGCTCCGGCCATCGTCCTCTAGGTGCTGGTGGTATGGAGGCATTCCGTAAGATGACgcagaagagcaagaagcgTGCCAACTAA
- a CDS encoding hypothetical protein (TransMembrane:2 (i261-282o365-384i)~BUSCO:35924at5125): protein MDRRTYESPMDWEYQDSGPFDPTSPFTHAAKSNSQNVFPSPSKSSLKPNPFASLGTPSKPNPFANLGTPSKSQPPRASFFTPQVPSRAAAPPFRNPAFTTPRRPFEDLALSEASGAEDSPAPTEVSDFPNDTPEVDHTSDINMGGMASPSKIDKSHRYNKTPFSSKKHTPGRGEIRANRDLSVSEFIRKRKRHNLDKDVSNVPRHRWTDSDSDSGDSIAPRRRSRGKRKTKEEPKGFLGSLFHMLDEHPNAPDNLYRWVKLLVNFFLVAVFVYIGWSIVSTIKTDIENANEMARIEIMGRITECQTQFTINGCVRDDRPPVIAKHCDEWSECMTQNPEAIMRVKVTAKQIAEIINEFSDAMNLKAWGFFFAVLIFCAFANNFFLGGYVNKPAAPVPSQPASSSREASMVPENGPGFMWVPVQTPRMKRHMILDEGTDTDNTPPKMKALLPPSFAPSIRRSPSKGDRGRSPVKNRSPSKGRREPFA from the exons ATGGATCGTCGAACTTACGAAAGTCCTATGGACTGGGAGTACCAGGACAGCGGCCCTTTTGATCCCACGAGTCCCTTTACACATGCAGCCAAGAGTAATTCGCAGAATG TCTTTCCTTCGCCCTCAAAATCGAGCTTAAAGCCCAACCCTTTCGCAAGCTTAGGGACACCTTCGAAACCCAACCCTTTCGCAAATTTAGGGACACCTTCGAAATCACAACCACCTCGGGCATCTTTCTTTACTCCCCAAGTGCCATCCAGGGCGGCCGCGCCTCCATTTCGTAACCCTGCTTTCACAACGCCGCGGCGACCATTCGAGGATTTAGCATTGTCTGAAGCTTCTGGTGCAGAAGATAGTCCTGCTCCGACAGAGGTGTCTGACTTCCCAAACGATACTCCTGAAGTAGATCATACCAGCGATATCAATATGGGTGGTATGGCAAGTCCCTCCAAGATTGACAAGTCGCACCGATACAACAAGACTCCTTTCTCAAGTAAGAAGCACACCCCAGGCCGAGGCGAGATCAGAGCAAACCGAGACCTCTCTGTATCCGAGTTTATTCGCAAAAGGAAACGACACAATCTTGACAAGGACGTCAGCAACGTCCCTCGACATCGATGGACAGACTCCGACTCCGACTCGGGCGATAGTATCGCACCACGACGACGGTCGCGCGGCAAGAGAAAGACAAAGGAAGAGCCCAAGGGCTTTCTGGGCTCCCTATTTCATATGTTGGATGAACATCCCAATGCCCCCGATAATCTGTATCGTTGGGTGAAATTGCTTGTCAACTTTTTCCTTGTCGCAGTCTTCGTATATATTGGCTGGTCAATCGTGAGCACTATCAAGACAGATATCGAGAACGCCAACGAGATGGCTCGCATCGAAATAATGGGCAGAATCACCGAGTGCCAGACACAATTCACCATTAACGGTTGCGTAAGGGACGACCGCCCTCCAGTGATTGCGAAACACTGCGATGAGTGGTCCGAGTGCATGACGCAAAACCCCGAAGCCATCATGAGGGTCAAAGTGACAGCAAAACAAATCGCGGAGATCATCAACGAATTCTCTGACGCCATGAACCTCAAGGCTTGG GGTTTCTTCTTCGCTGTACTCATTTTCTGTGCCTTTGCGAACAACTTCTTTTTGGGCGGATATGTTAACAAGCCGGCGGCGCCTGTTCCATCACAACCTGCCTCTTCATCACGCGAGGCATCAATGGTTCCAGAGAATGGCCCTGGATTCATGTGGGTTCCCGTACAGACACCAAGAATGAAGCGTCATATGATTCTCGACGAGGGGACGGACACGGACAATACACCACCAAAAATGAAGGCACTACTTCCACCCTCTTTTGCACCTTCAATCCGCCGAAGCCCAAGCAAAGGAGATCGAGGTCGCAGCCCTGTCAAGAATCGAAGCCCAAGCAAGGGGCGCCGGGAACCTTTCGCTTAG